One Brassica oleracea var. oleracea cultivar TO1000 chromosome C7, BOL, whole genome shotgun sequence genomic window carries:
- the LOC106305716 gene encoding uncharacterized protein LOC106305716: protein MSAVVCGSKRSLFDDSSSPPVSKKLRSSRFSSSLLLDHLAAIFPDMDNQILERAIEECGDDIDSAIRSLNQLRLESANQNPESSLVQEQAKVEGGGGSEKEQVLNLDGTEWVELFVREMMSASDMNDAKDRASRALEALEKSIKARAGADAAMQSSLQQENLMLRQQLEAMVQENSLLKRAVVTQQKRQRETEDQSQELQGLRQMVSQYQEQLRTLEVNNYALTLNLKQAQQNNSSIPGRFHPDVF, encoded by the exons ATGTCTGCGGTTGTTTGCGGCAGCAAGAGATCTCTTTTCGACGATTCTTCCTCTCCTCCCGTCTCCAAGAAGCTCCGTTCCTCTCGTTTCTCCTCCTCGCTTCTCCTCGATCACCTCGCCGCCATTTTCCCCGACATGGATAATCAG ATTCTTGAGCGAGCAATAGAGGAATGTGGAGATGATATTGATTCTGCTATTAGGTCTTTGAACCAGCTTCGTTTAGAATCCGCCAATCAGAATCCAGAATCATCTCTAGTCCAGGAACAAGCAAAAGTTGAAGGAGGAGGAGGATCAGAGAAGGAGCAAGTCTTGAACTTGGACGGCACTGAGTGGGTTGAATTATTCGTCAGGGAGATGATGAGTGCTTCAGACATGAATGACGCCAAAGACCGTGCTTCAAGAGCACTAGAAGCTTTGGAGAAGTCCATCAAGGCTCGTGCTGGTGCTGACGCAGCGATGCAAAGCAGTCTCCAACAGGAGAACTTGATGCTGAGGCAGCAGTTAGAAGCTATGGTCCAGGAGAATAGTTTACTGAAAAGAGCTGTGGTGACGCAGCAGAAGCGGCAGAGAGAGACGGAAGATCAGAGTCAGGAGTTGCAGGGTTTGAGGCAGATGGTTAGTCAGTACCAGGAACAGCTGAGAACTCTGGAGGTTAACAACTATGCTCTCACGCTTAATCTGAAACAAGCTCAGCAGAATAATAGTTCGATCCCTGGCCGGTTCCATCCAGACGTGTTCTAA
- the LOC106305714 gene encoding probable methyltransferase PMT24: MAMGKYSRVDGKKSSGYGLTITIVLVVSLCLVGAWMFMSSWSAPTESVDFSSNQTPKDVETTTKTYFTNEEFDKGSKTEETEVVTESNEEKPDPESSGEEKTEQVEEKKEFEDKNGEGDRKDGEGESESDETKQKEKTQLEESSEENKSEDGNGTEENTEENTEKKTEDSAGETEENTEKSTGDQAEITKESSSGSGAWSTQLVESQNEKKAQVSSIKWKVCNVTAGPDYIPCLDNWQAIKKLHSTKHYEHRERHCPEESPTCLVSLPEGYKRSIKWPKSREKIWYNNIPHTKLAQVKGHQNWVKMSGEYLTFPGGGTQFKNGALHYIDFLQESYPDIAWGNRTRVILDVGCGVASFGGYLFDRDVLALSFAPKDEHEAQVQFALERGIPAMSNVMGTKRLPFPGSVFDLIHCARCRVPWHIEGGKLLLELNRALRPGGFFVWSATPVYRKTEEDVGIWKAMSKLTKAMCWKLMTIKKDKLNEVGAAIYQKPMSNDCYNQRSQNEPPLCKDSDDQNAAWNVPLEACMHKVTEDSSKRGAVWPESWPERVETVPQWLDSQEGVYGKPAQEDFTADQERWKTIVSKSYLNGMGIDWSYVRNVMDMRAVYGGFAAALKDLKLWVMNVVPIDSADTLPIIYERGLFGIYHDWCESFSTYPRTYDLLHADHLFSALKKRCSLVSAMAEVDRILRPQGTFIVRDDMETIGEIEKMVKSMKWNVRMTHSKDGEGVLSVQKSLWRPTEVETVTWAIA; encoded by the exons ATGGCTATGGGGAAGTATTCTCGTGTAGATGGGAAGAAGTCATCAGGCTATGGCTTAACCATCACCATAGTCTTAGTTGTTTCTCTCTGTTTGGTTGGGGCCTGGATGTTCATGTCTTCTTGGTCTGCTCCTACCGAGTCTGTTGACTTCTCTTCTAACCAGACTCCAAAGGATGTGGAAACTACTACCAAGACTTATTTCACAAACGAAGAATTTGACAAAGGTTCCAAGACTGAGGAAACTGAGGTTGTGACAGAAAGCAACGAGGAGAAGCCTGATCCTGAGAGCTCTGGTGAGGAGAAAACGGAGCAGGTTGAGGAGAAAAAGGAGTTTGAAGACAAGAATGGTGAAGGGGATAGAAAAGATGGAGAGGGTGAGTCAGAAAGTGATGAAACGAAGCAGAAAGAGAAGACACAACTGGAAGAGAGCTCGGAGGAAAACAAATCAGAGGATGGTAATGGAACCGAAGAGAATACTGAAGAAAACACTGAGAAGAAGACAGAAGATAGCGCTGGCGAAACTGAAGAGAACACTGAGAAGAGCACTGGTGACCAGGCCGAGATTACAAAGGAGTCGAGCAGTGGAAGCGGGGCTTGGTCTACACAATTGGTTGAGTCGCAGAACGAGAAGAAAGCACAAGTGTCCTCAATCAAATGGAAAGTCTGCAATGTGACAGCTGGACCAGACTACATCCCTTGCCTTGACAACTGGCAAGCTATCAAGAAGCTTCATTCCACTAAGCATTATGAACATCGCGAGAGGCATTGTCCTGAGGAATCTCCAACCTGCCTTGTTTCTCTTCCCGAAGGGTATAAGCGATCCATCAAATGGCCTAAGAGCAGAGAAAAG ATATGGTACAACAACATTCCTCACACCAAGCTTGCACAAGTGAAAGGACATCAAAACTGGGTGAAGATGAGTGGTGAATACTTAACATTCCCTGGTGGTGGTACTCAGTTCAAGAACGGTGCTCTTCACTATATCGATTTCCTCCAAGAG TCATATCCTGATATTGCTTGGGGAAACAGAACACGTGTTATATTGGATGTTGGGTGTGGTGTTGCTAGCTTCGGAGGATATCTTTTCGACAGAGATGTGCTTGCTTTGTCATTTGCACCCAAAGATGAACACGAGGCGCAGGTGCAGTTTGCTTTGGAACGTGGTATCCCTGCAATGTCAAATGTTATGGGAACCAAGAGATTGCCTTTCCCAGGATCTGTTTTCGATCTTATCCATTGTGCTCGTTGTAGAGTCCCTTGGCATATTGAAGGTGGCAAACTACTTTTGGAACTGAACCGTGCATTGAGGCCTGGTGGTTTCTTTGTCTGGTCAGCGACTCCAGTTTACAGGAAGACCGAAGAAGACGTTGGCATATGGAAAG CTATGTCGAAGCTAACAAAGGCAATGTGCTGGAAACTAATGACGATAAAGAAAGATAAACTGAATGAAGTTGGTGCTGCCATTTACCAAAAGCCAATGTCGAATGATTGCTACAACCAAAGATCTCAAAACGAGCCACCTCTCTGCAAAGATTCTGATGATCAAAACGCCGCTTG GAATGTTCCTCTTGAGGCATGTATGCACAAAGTGACAGAAGACTCATCAAAACGCGGAGCAGTTTGGCCTGAGAGTTGGCCAGAGAGAGTAGAGACTGTTCCTCAGTGGTTGGATTCTCAGGAAGGTGTGTATGGAAAACCTGCACAAGAGGATTTCACAGCAGACCAAGAACGCTGGAAGACTATTGTTTCAAAGTCATACCTCAACGGTATGGGAATCGATTGGTCGTATGTGAGAAATGTGATGGACATGAGAGCTGTCTATGGAGG TTTTGCTGCTGCATTGAAGGATCTGAAGCTGTGGGTGATGAATGTAGTACCTATCGACTCAGCTGATACGCTACCAATTATATATGAACGTGGTTTGTTTGGAATCTACCATGACTGGTGTGAATCATTCAGCACTTACCCTCGAACTTACGACCTTCTTCATGCTGATCATCTTTTCTCTGCATTGAAGAAGAG GTGCAGCTTGGTGTCGGCAATGGCTGAAGTGGACAGGATTCTTAGACCACAAGGAACTTTTATAGTAAGAGATGACATGGAAACAATAGGAGAAATAGAGAAGATGGTGAAATCGATGAAATGGAATGTAAGAATGACACATTCCAAAGATGGAGAAGGGGTGCTCTCTGTTCAGAAGTCATTGTGGCGTCCTACAGAGGTCGAGACAGTTACATGGGCAATAGCCTGA
- the LOC106305715 gene encoding pentatricopeptide repeat-containing protein At2g13420, mitochondrial, with product MLKQKISPPVFRLLRRLSTTAAARFSLNLPKLEPSNDAELISQILVTNHNPFHFTESSLQLNGISLSPHLINQTLLRLRHNSKIALSFFQYLRSLPSTTTTLASFNLIIDILGIVRQFDVARQLIVEMEQQENLKPSSETFLILVKRLIAAGLTRQAVRAFDDAPCFLENRLGVDEFAFLLDTLCKYGHTKLAVGVFNERKSEFGCDEKVYTILIAGWCKLRRIDMAERFLAEMIGSGIEPNVVTYNVLLNGICRTASLHPEERFERNVRNAEKVFDEMRERGIEPDVTSFSIVLHMYSRAHKSELSLDKLKLMKAKGISPTTETYTSVVKCLCSCGRLEEAEELLEAMVGDGISPSSATYNCFFKEYKGRKDATGAMNLYKKMKDGLCKPNTNTYNVLLGTFINLGKMEIVGEIWDDLKGSETGPDLDSYTSLVHGLCGKDKWKEACGYFVEMIERGFLPQKLTFETLYKGLIQSNKLRTWRRLKKKLDEESITFGSEFQRYPFEPYKR from the coding sequence ATGCTGAAACAAAAAATCTCACCACCGGTCTTTCGCCTCCTCCGTCGTCTCTCCACCACCGCCGCCGCCAGATTCTCTCTTAACCTCCCGAAACTCGAACCCTCAAACGACGCCGAACTAATCTCCCAAATCCTCGTGACCAATCACAACCCTTTCCACTTCACAGAATCATCTCTGCAGCTCAACGGAATCTCCCTCTCTCCTCACCTCATCAACCAAACCCTCCTCCGCCTCCGCCACAACTCCAAAATCGCCCTCTCCTTCTTCCAATACCTCCGCTCCTTACCTTCGACAACGACAACACTCGCCTCCTTCAACCTCATCATCGACATCCTCGGAATAGTCCGCCAATTCGACGTCGCTCGACAGCTAATCGTCGAGATGGAGCAGCAGGAGAACCTCAAACCTTCCTCGGAGACGTTCCTCATCCTCGTCAAGCGTCTAATCGCCGCCGGACTCACTCGCCAAGCCGTCCGAGCTTTCGACGACGCGCCTTGCTTCCTTGAGAACCGTCTCGGCGTCGACGAGTTCGCGTTTCTCCTCGACACGCTTTGTAAATACGGACACACGAAGTTAGCCGTTGGGGTTTTCAACGAACGCAAATCTGAGTTCGGATGCGACGAGAAGGTTTACACGATTCTGATCGCCGGTTGGTGTAAGCTGCGGAGGATCGACATGGCGGAGAGATTCTTAGCGGAGATGATCGGATCCGGGATCGAGCCTAACGTCGTGACGTACAACGTTCTGCTCAACGGGATCTGCCGGACGGCGAGTTTGCATCCCGAGGAGAGGTTCGAGAGGAATGTGAGAAACGCCGAGAAGGTGTTCGATGAAATGCGTGAGAGAGGAATCGAACCTGATGTCACGAGCTTTTCGATCGTGCTTCATATGTACAGCAGAGCTCATAAGTCCGAGCTGAGTTTGGATAAGCTGAAACTCATGAAGGCTAAAGGGATTAGCCCCACGACGGAAACGTACACTTCCGTTGTGAAGTGTCTATGTTCTTGTGGGAGGTTGGAGGAAGCTGAGGAGCTGCTTGAAGCAATGGTGGGAGATGGGATAAGCCCTTCTTCCGCTACATACAATTGTTTTTTCAAAGAGTACAAAGGAAGAAAAGATGCTACCGGGGCGATGAATCTGTATAAGAAGATGAAAGATGGATTGTGCAAGCCGAATACGAACACTTATAATGTTCTGTTGGGTACGTTTATAAACTTGGGCAAGATGGAGATTGTGGGAGAGATTTGGGATGATCTTAAAGGAAGCGAAACGGGTCCGGATTTGGATTCGTACACTTCGTTGGTTCATGGGTTGTGTGGGAAGGATAAATGGAAAGAGGCTTGTGGGTACTTTGTGGAGATGATAGAGAGAGGTTTCTTGCCGCAGAAGCTAACGTTTGAGACGTTGTATAAAGGGTTAATACAGTCTAATAAGTTGAGGACTTGGAGGAGGTTGAAGAAGAAACTCGATGAGGAATCTATCACCTTTGGATCTGAGTTTCAGAGATATCCTTTTGAGCCTTACAAGAGATGA
- the LOC106302713 gene encoding uncharacterized protein LOC106302713, translating to MAVPRKRKHSGEETLPEKRQKKTIEASKFAEQEKSITALIRLRETKVDPKVTRLIHENTAWRIRDHDTKTKEGEVITTKPGRDKIEKQNHGFKDLIAKAREKLQEKRQVDDRNTDIESQRIAARLALDQIVETDDDFDDHLKYHTELQNLGCDFIRDQVSLLKMFSLLSRGDYHIDE from the coding sequence ATGGCGGTTCCAAGGAAACGCAAACACTCTGGTGAAGAGACTCTACCTGAAAAGAGACAAAAGAAGACCATCGAAGCTTCTAAATTTGCAGAACAGGAGAAATCAATCACAGCTTTGATCAGACTTCGTGAAACAAAGGTGGATCCCAAGGTTACGCGATTAATCCATGAGAATACGGCTTGGAGAATTCGTGATCACGATACAAAGACGAAGGAGGGCGAGGTTATTACAACGAAACCAGGCCGTGACAAGATTGAGAAACAAAACCACGGTTTCAAAGACTTGATAGCAAAGGCACGTGAGAAACTGCAAGAAAAGCGGCAGGTTGATGATAGGAACACTGACATCGAAAGCCAGAGGATAGCTGCCCGGTTAGCCCTAGACCAGATAGTAGAAACTGATGATGATTTCGATGATCATCTTAAATATCATACGGAATTGCAAAACCTTGGGTGCGATTTCATCCGCGATCAAGTCAGTTTATTGAAGATGTTCAGTTTGCTGTCAAGAGGCGACTACCACATTGATGAATGA
- the LOC106306331 gene encoding protein FAM91A1 isoform X2 has translation MWKLNKSIAKDFLPTQPVDFPIDPWWGVCLVNFTIEEFKKLSEDETATIDKICKEEVNAYVLFDPEVIKGLYQRGLIYFDVPVYQDDRFKVSKLEGFISNREQSYEDPIEELLYAVFVVSNENSTVAELASTLQADLAQLQAAASFVCRLGWAVKLIDPASVLHDKIMPGSPRAILSDEDDTRASYMSADGEAAQNGDNLGSESSGLRSSHVRVAFIVDANITSYLMMGSVSPGLKSHAVTLYEAGKLGHTSIPDLCKDLSTLEGAKFEGELQEFANHAFSLRCVLECLISGGVATDTAVDTMGPGTSINDEAVTLLADVNSPDNSGDSLTSQNSEASMVSDAPHEDPMSTERVPESSEHEAAATTLADDTTALTETFSSNLSLQNDGKPITVEGPDTSKGNKKRKRYRVDILRCESLASLTPVTLDRLFSRDYDIVVSMVPLPLTTVLPGPSGPVHFGPPSHSSMTQWMKLVLYSTVGTGPLSVILMKGQCLRMLPAPLAGCEKALIWSWDGSSVGGLGNKFEGNLVKGSILLHCLNCLLKCSAVLVQPLSKHDLDNSGRIVTLDIPLPLKNSDGSIPHFADELGLPLEENTKLNSLLTKLANNMELWTVGYIRLLKLFKAKDPAGYFSPDDDEKYEWVPLTVEFGLPLFSPKLCNHICKRIVSSELLQADSLMEQHNAMQCIRKRLKDICAQYQATGPAAKLLYQKEQAKEAPRSKLMNYASGKWNPLVDPSSPISGASSEFQRLKLANRQRCRTEVLSFDGSILRSYTCPVYEAATRTIDENAPSTATKADADEADSREVVLPGLNLLYDGSELHPFDIGACLQARQPVALIAEAAAASAILAPK, from the exons ATGTGGAAGCTGAACAAATCGATTGCGAAAGATTTCTTACCTACTCAACCTGTGGATTTCCCTATTGACCCTTGGTGGGGTGTTTGCCTTGTTAACTTCACCATAGAAGAGTTTAAG AAACTTTCAGAAGATGAGACGGCCACAATAGATAAAATTTGCAAAGAGGAAGTTAATGCATATGTCCTCTTTGATCCGGAAGTCATAAAAGGTCTATACCAAAGAGGATTGATATATTTTGATGTCCCAGTCTACCAGGATGACCGCTTTAAAG TTTCAAAGCTTGAAGGGTTCATCTCCAACAGAGAGCAGTCTTATGAAGATCCCATTGAAGA ATTACTCTATGCAGTTTTTGTAGTTTCAAATGAGAACTCAACAGTTGCAGAGCTGGCATCCACTTTGCAAGCTGACCTTGCTCAATTACAGGCTGCTGCGTCTTTTGTTTGCCGCTTGGGGTGGGCTGTAAAGCTAATTGATCCGGCTTCTGTGCTTCATGATAAGATTATGCCTGGGTCTCCACGTGCCATCCTCAGTGATGAAGACGATACTCGTGCTTCCTACATGTCTGCTGATGGTGAGGCGGCTCAAAATGGAGATAATTTAGGGTCAGAAAGCTCTGGATTACGTTCGAGTCATGTTCGAGTTGCTTTCATAGTCGATGCTAACATAACATCATATCTAATGATGGGTTCTGTTTCGCCAG GATTGAAGTCCCATGCTGTAACACTCTATGAAGCTGGAAAGCTCGGGCATACTAGTATCCCAGACCTTTGCAAGGATTTGAGCACATTAGAGGGAGCAAAATTTGAGGGTGAACTGCAAGAATTTGCAAACCATGCCTTTAGCCTTCGTTGTGTCCTGGAATGTTTGATATCTGGTGGAGTTGCTACTGATACAGCAGTTGATACGATGGGCCCTGGAACTTCGATTAATGATGAGGCTGTAACTCTTCTTGCTGATGTTAATTCTCCTGATAATTCTGGAGATTCTTTAACCAGCCAAAATAGTGAGGCTTCAATGGTTTCAGATGCCCCTCACGAGGATCCCATGTCGACAGAGCGTGTCCCTGAAAGCTCTGAACATGAAGCAGCTGCAACTACACTGGCCGATGATACTACTGCCTTGACCGAGACCTTTAGTTCTAACCTAAGCCTTCAGAATGACGGGAAGCCGATCACCGTAGAAGGACCCGACACCAGTAAAGGAAACAAGAAAAGGAAGAGATATCGCGTTGATATTCTTCGTTGTGAAAGTCTGGCTTCTCTAACACCAGTTACTCTAGATCGTTTGTTTTCCCGAGACTACGATATCGTTGTTTCAATGGTTCCTCTTCCTCTAACGACTGTTCTACCTGGACCTTCAGGCCCCGTTCATTTCGGTCCTCCCTCCCATTCATCGATGACACAGTGGATGAAACTGGTATTGTATTCAACCGTGGGCACTGGGCCTTTGTCGGTTATCTTGATGAAAGGGCAGTGTCTGCGGATGCTTCCTGCTCCACTAGCTGGCTGTGAGAAAGCTCTCATTTGGTCTTGGGATGGATCTTCGGTTGGTGGGTTAGGAAACAAGTTTGAAGGTAACTTGGTCAAAGGAAGTATACTGCTACACTGTTTGAATTGCCTTCTTAAGTGCTCAGCTGTTCTCGTTCAGCCTCTAAGCAAGCATGATCTTGACAACTCTGGAAGAATTGTTACTTTAGATATACCATTACCCCTGAAGAACTCTGATGGCTCCATTCCTCATTTCGCCGACGAGCTCGGACTTCCCCTTGAGGAAAACACAAAGCTGAACTCTCTCTTAACCAAGCTGGCGAACAACATGGAGCTGTGGACAGTCGGTTACATTCGCCTATTGAAACTCTTTAAAGCAAAGGATCCAGCAGGCTACTTCTCTCCGGATGATGATGAGAAGTATGAATGGGTCCCTTTAACCGTGGAGTTTGGGCTGCCACTATTCAGTCCAAAGCTGTGCAACCACATCTGCAAAAGAATCGTCTCGTCAGAGTTACTTCAAGCAGATTCGCTCATGGAACAGCACAATGCAATGCAGTGCATAAGGAAAAGGTTGAAAGATATTTGCGCACAGTACCAAGCAACAGGTCCAGCTGCTAAACTTCTTTACCAGAAAGAACAAGCAAAGGAGGCTCCTCGTAGTAAGCTCATGAACTATGCAAGTGGCAAATGGAACCCACTCGTGGACCCTTCCTCCCCAATTTCAGGTGCCTCGAGCGAATTTCAACGGTTGAAACTAGCTAATCGCCAACGTTGCCGGACTGAAGTTCTAAGCTTCGATGGTAGCATTCTCAG ATCCTACACTTGCCCTGTATATGAGGCTGCCACTAGGACCATAGACGAGAATGCACCTTCAACTGCAACAAAGGCAGATGCAGATGAAGCAGATAGCCGAGAAGTGGTTCTTCCAGGACTGAATCTTCTCTATGATGGTTCAGAGTTGCACCCTTTTGACATTGGGGCTTGCCTTCAAGCTCGTCAACCAGTTGCTCTCATTGCAGAAGCTGCTGCTGCATCTGCTATCCTCGCCCCCAAGTAG
- the LOC106306331 gene encoding protein FAM91A1 isoform X1, which translates to MQHTPVTIEDQLISKAVREECPWENLPKRLQSILGSKEEWHRRVIEHCIKKRLLWNTCFACKVCKEGEYYEDMMRYLRKNLALFPYHLAEHVCRVMRISPFRYYCDMIFEVMRNEQPYDSIPNFSAADAFRLTGIGRNEFIDIMNKCRSKKIMWKLNKSIAKDFLPTQPVDFPIDPWWGVCLVNFTIEEFKKLSEDETATIDKICKEEVNAYVLFDPEVIKGLYQRGLIYFDVPVYQDDRFKVSKLEGFISNREQSYEDPIEELLYAVFVVSNENSTVAELASTLQADLAQLQAAASFVCRLGWAVKLIDPASVLHDKIMPGSPRAILSDEDDTRASYMSADGEAAQNGDNLGSESSGLRSSHVRVAFIVDANITSYLMMGSVSPGLKSHAVTLYEAGKLGHTSIPDLCKDLSTLEGAKFEGELQEFANHAFSLRCVLECLISGGVATDTAVDTMGPGTSINDEAVTLLADVNSPDNSGDSLTSQNSEASMVSDAPHEDPMSTERVPESSEHEAAATTLADDTTALTETFSSNLSLQNDGKPITVEGPDTSKGNKKRKRYRVDILRCESLASLTPVTLDRLFSRDYDIVVSMVPLPLTTVLPGPSGPVHFGPPSHSSMTQWMKLVLYSTVGTGPLSVILMKGQCLRMLPAPLAGCEKALIWSWDGSSVGGLGNKFEGNLVKGSILLHCLNCLLKCSAVLVQPLSKHDLDNSGRIVTLDIPLPLKNSDGSIPHFADELGLPLEENTKLNSLLTKLANNMELWTVGYIRLLKLFKAKDPAGYFSPDDDEKYEWVPLTVEFGLPLFSPKLCNHICKRIVSSELLQADSLMEQHNAMQCIRKRLKDICAQYQATGPAAKLLYQKEQAKEAPRSKLMNYASGKWNPLVDPSSPISGASSEFQRLKLANRQRCRTEVLSFDGSILRSYTCPVYEAATRTIDENAPSTATKADADEADSREVVLPGLNLLYDGSELHPFDIGACLQARQPVALIAEAAAASAILAPK; encoded by the exons ATGCAGCACACTCCAGTCACCATAGAGGACCAGTTGATATCGAAAGCTGTAAGGGAAGAATGCCCATGGGAGAACCTCCCTAAACGACTTCAGTCTATTCTTGGTTCCAAGGAGGAATGGCATAGAAG GGTTATTGAGCATTGTATTAAAAAGAGACTCCTTTGGAATACGTGTTTTGCTTGTAAAGTTTGCAAAGAAGGTGAATATTATGAAGATATGATGCGTTACTTGCGAAAGAATCTGGCC CTGTTTCCTTATCACCTCGCGGAGCATGTTTGCCGTGTGATGAGGATATCACCTTTCAGATACTACTGTGATATGATATTTGAAGTCATGCGAAATG AGCAACCTTACGACAGTATCCCAAACTTCAGTGCGGCAGATGCTTTCAGGCTTACGGGCATAGGGAGAAATGAATTCATTGATATCATGAATAAATGCAGATCTAAG AAAATTATGTGGAAGCTGAACAAATCGATTGCGAAAGATTTCTTACCTACTCAACCTGTGGATTTCCCTATTGACCCTTGGTGGGGTGTTTGCCTTGTTAACTTCACCATAGAAGAGTTTAAG AAACTTTCAGAAGATGAGACGGCCACAATAGATAAAATTTGCAAAGAGGAAGTTAATGCATATGTCCTCTTTGATCCGGAAGTCATAAAAGGTCTATACCAAAGAGGATTGATATATTTTGATGTCCCAGTCTACCAGGATGACCGCTTTAAAG TTTCAAAGCTTGAAGGGTTCATCTCCAACAGAGAGCAGTCTTATGAAGATCCCATTGAAGA ATTACTCTATGCAGTTTTTGTAGTTTCAAATGAGAACTCAACAGTTGCAGAGCTGGCATCCACTTTGCAAGCTGACCTTGCTCAATTACAGGCTGCTGCGTCTTTTGTTTGCCGCTTGGGGTGGGCTGTAAAGCTAATTGATCCGGCTTCTGTGCTTCATGATAAGATTATGCCTGGGTCTCCACGTGCCATCCTCAGTGATGAAGACGATACTCGTGCTTCCTACATGTCTGCTGATGGTGAGGCGGCTCAAAATGGAGATAATTTAGGGTCAGAAAGCTCTGGATTACGTTCGAGTCATGTTCGAGTTGCTTTCATAGTCGATGCTAACATAACATCATATCTAATGATGGGTTCTGTTTCGCCAG GATTGAAGTCCCATGCTGTAACACTCTATGAAGCTGGAAAGCTCGGGCATACTAGTATCCCAGACCTTTGCAAGGATTTGAGCACATTAGAGGGAGCAAAATTTGAGGGTGAACTGCAAGAATTTGCAAACCATGCCTTTAGCCTTCGTTGTGTCCTGGAATGTTTGATATCTGGTGGAGTTGCTACTGATACAGCAGTTGATACGATGGGCCCTGGAACTTCGATTAATGATGAGGCTGTAACTCTTCTTGCTGATGTTAATTCTCCTGATAATTCTGGAGATTCTTTAACCAGCCAAAATAGTGAGGCTTCAATGGTTTCAGATGCCCCTCACGAGGATCCCATGTCGACAGAGCGTGTCCCTGAAAGCTCTGAACATGAAGCAGCTGCAACTACACTGGCCGATGATACTACTGCCTTGACCGAGACCTTTAGTTCTAACCTAAGCCTTCAGAATGACGGGAAGCCGATCACCGTAGAAGGACCCGACACCAGTAAAGGAAACAAGAAAAGGAAGAGATATCGCGTTGATATTCTTCGTTGTGAAAGTCTGGCTTCTCTAACACCAGTTACTCTAGATCGTTTGTTTTCCCGAGACTACGATATCGTTGTTTCAATGGTTCCTCTTCCTCTAACGACTGTTCTACCTGGACCTTCAGGCCCCGTTCATTTCGGTCCTCCCTCCCATTCATCGATGACACAGTGGATGAAACTGGTATTGTATTCAACCGTGGGCACTGGGCCTTTGTCGGTTATCTTGATGAAAGGGCAGTGTCTGCGGATGCTTCCTGCTCCACTAGCTGGCTGTGAGAAAGCTCTCATTTGGTCTTGGGATGGATCTTCGGTTGGTGGGTTAGGAAACAAGTTTGAAGGTAACTTGGTCAAAGGAAGTATACTGCTACACTGTTTGAATTGCCTTCTTAAGTGCTCAGCTGTTCTCGTTCAGCCTCTAAGCAAGCATGATCTTGACAACTCTGGAAGAATTGTTACTTTAGATATACCATTACCCCTGAAGAACTCTGATGGCTCCATTCCTCATTTCGCCGACGAGCTCGGACTTCCCCTTGAGGAAAACACAAAGCTGAACTCTCTCTTAACCAAGCTGGCGAACAACATGGAGCTGTGGACAGTCGGTTACATTCGCCTATTGAAACTCTTTAAAGCAAAGGATCCAGCAGGCTACTTCTCTCCGGATGATGATGAGAAGTATGAATGGGTCCCTTTAACCGTGGAGTTTGGGCTGCCACTATTCAGTCCAAAGCTGTGCAACCACATCTGCAAAAGAATCGTCTCGTCAGAGTTACTTCAAGCAGATTCGCTCATGGAACAGCACAATGCAATGCAGTGCATAAGGAAAAGGTTGAAAGATATTTGCGCACAGTACCAAGCAACAGGTCCAGCTGCTAAACTTCTTTACCAGAAAGAACAAGCAAAGGAGGCTCCTCGTAGTAAGCTCATGAACTATGCAAGTGGCAAATGGAACCCACTCGTGGACCCTTCCTCCCCAATTTCAGGTGCCTCGAGCGAATTTCAACGGTTGAAACTAGCTAATCGCCAACGTTGCCGGACTGAAGTTCTAAGCTTCGATGGTAGCATTCTCAG ATCCTACACTTGCCCTGTATATGAGGCTGCCACTAGGACCATAGACGAGAATGCACCTTCAACTGCAACAAAGGCAGATGCAGATGAAGCAGATAGCCGAGAAGTGGTTCTTCCAGGACTGAATCTTCTCTATGATGGTTCAGAGTTGCACCCTTTTGACATTGGGGCTTGCCTTCAAGCTCGTCAACCAGTTGCTCTCATTGCAGAAGCTGCTGCTGCATCTGCTATCCTCGCCCCCAAGTAG